A single Fluviispira vulneris DNA region contains:
- a CDS encoding ABC transporter substrate-binding protein, whose translation MKKYLLLISTFISFHSNLIGAQLETSGIVFYSPTNAENPWVEDAAADTRYTFNTAVLNLLVYMDAEFNIKPITLKEFNWDYRKNQYILTIRDNLYFTNGRKVTIEDLEFSILRPFFANARNEGTMQLINIKGTEKINPGQAYKSGLVEGVKIIDAYSLSVTPSAPNPSFMYTLARSNYSLVPIEEFEQDLLNWKRWPIGVGPYIIKNEDKLNRQFTLELIDIENYPNAPKNIIFDLKRNLRPDLSLKDSFAVNNTVYLKKELIFPIYIRIISFNYNNELGSNSDFRKALNLALMRNPISKSTLIATKPLNEIVTKGSIGRLNNEEIHNINESKKIFQKILSKHKNKVFKIPYTPDLEYLGSTYRVIITNQLKEVGLNIEFIKSDIIWDTFQSEFAESPFRLMGKGADFYDPLLTFTFFKKGSPLINGYPNDDMLENLLEVAKLSSNRDILGKNIEKISKYFYDNNTAIALFEIPAIAYYNPKKIKSVGEQFGGQTFHLANIIMNNK comes from the coding sequence ATGAAAAAATATCTACTTCTTATTTCTACTTTTATTTCATTTCACTCTAATCTTATAGGAGCTCAATTGGAAACAAGTGGAATTGTATTTTATAGTCCTACAAATGCAGAAAATCCTTGGGTTGAAGATGCAGCTGCTGACACTCGATATACTTTTAATACAGCTGTATTAAATTTACTTGTATATATGGATGCAGAATTTAATATAAAGCCAATTACATTGAAGGAATTTAATTGGGATTATAGGAAGAATCAATATATTTTAACAATTCGAGACAATCTCTACTTTACAAATGGCCGTAAAGTTACAATTGAAGATTTAGAGTTTAGTATACTGCGCCCATTTTTTGCAAATGCTAGAAATGAAGGTACAATGCAGCTTATAAACATAAAGGGGACCGAGAAAATAAATCCTGGTCAAGCGTATAAAAGTGGATTAGTTGAGGGTGTTAAAATAATTGATGCATATTCTCTTTCAGTTACTCCGAGCGCTCCCAATCCAAGTTTTATGTATACATTAGCACGATCTAATTATTCATTGGTACCTATTGAAGAATTTGAGCAGGATCTTTTGAATTGGAAAAGATGGCCTATAGGTGTTGGCCCTTATATAATTAAAAATGAAGATAAATTAAATCGGCAATTTACCCTTGAACTAATTGATATTGAGAATTATCCAAATGCACCTAAAAATATTATTTTTGATCTTAAAAGAAATTTAAGACCAGATCTATCACTAAAAGACAGTTTTGCAGTAAATAATACAGTGTATTTAAAAAAAGAACTTATTTTTCCAATTTATATCCGAATAATTTCTTTTAATTATAACAATGAATTAGGAAGTAATTCTGATTTTAGAAAAGCTTTAAATCTTGCATTGATGAGAAATCCTATTTCTAAATCTACATTAATAGCTACCAAACCATTAAATGAAATTGTTACAAAGGGTTCGATTGGTAGGCTGAATAATGAAGAAATACATAATATAAATGAGTCTAAAAAAATATTTCAAAAAATACTTTCTAAGCATAAAAATAAAGTTTTTAAAATTCCCTATACTCCAGATTTAGAATATTTAGGGAGTACATATCGAGTAATTATTACTAATCAACTTAAAGAAGTAGGTTTAAATATAGAGTTTATTAAATCTGATATAATATGGGATACCTTTCAAAGTGAATTTGCTGAATCTCCTTTTCGTTTAATGGGAAAAGGAGCTGATTTTTATGATCCTCTGCTCACCTTTACCTTTTTTAAAAAAGGAAGTCCCCTGATAAATGGGTACCCCAACGACGATATGTTAGAGAACTTATTGGAGGTAGCAAAACTTTCTTCAAATAGAGATATTCTTGGTAAAAATATAGAAAAAATATCGAAGTATTTTTATGATAACAATACAGCTATTGCTCTTTTTGAAATACCGGCAATAGCTTATTATAATCCCAAAAAAATAAAATCAGTTGGTGAGCAGTTTGGTGGTCAAACATTCCATTTAGCAAATATTATTATGAATAATAAATAA
- a CDS encoding MFS transporter — MKINHFLLMIFLMGCALFVVGQLYVPISLNSNISTQFNVTASESMLVSSVFGLSYAAGFLVLGSLSDKYGRRTVLVSGLSILALMTFVISLSSSFTFLLIARAFQGFVASSFPPAALSLVSETLECNKRPLGISLISLSFLASAPVIQLLSTWLDINFCKVMLLLVPIYLVGALGIFSFAPKTLSNLKKEKFVLRTQFFLLLKDSNILVSWFVATTVLFSFVAFHSGMQSLGKNLNVNLQYLRFAGLPTLLFVFWASSLIRKFGAFKTTLIGLVITILAFVIGLFNNSLNLLIASAVLTAGVSITTPSLIASISGRSSMQNRGLSLAIYSFMLFFGASVAPISSQYFAQFGLVILNIVPISYILIGFIIIYMAKKSDYKKISYHEA; from the coding sequence TTGAAAATAAATCACTTTTTATTAATGATTTTTTTAATGGGATGTGCATTATTTGTTGTTGGGCAATTGTATGTTCCAATTTCTTTAAATTCGAATATTTCAACACAATTTAATGTAACAGCTTCAGAGTCAATGCTTGTAAGCTCTGTGTTCGGATTATCCTATGCTGCAGGATTTTTAGTGCTAGGTTCTTTATCTGATAAGTACGGGAGAAGAACGGTTTTAGTGTCTGGTCTCAGTATTTTAGCTCTGATGACTTTTGTCATCAGTTTATCTTCAAGTTTCACATTTTTATTGATAGCAAGAGCATTTCAAGGGTTTGTTGCTTCATCTTTTCCCCCAGCAGCTTTATCTTTGGTCAGCGAAACACTTGAATGCAACAAGCGCCCATTAGGAATTTCTTTAATCAGTCTATCTTTTTTAGCTTCTGCTCCTGTTATTCAACTTCTATCTACTTGGTTAGATATAAATTTTTGCAAAGTGATGCTACTTTTAGTCCCTATTTATTTAGTAGGCGCTTTAGGAATATTTTCTTTTGCCCCAAAGACTCTATCTAATTTGAAAAAGGAAAAATTTGTTTTAAGAACTCAATTTTTCTTATTGCTAAAAGATTCAAATATTTTAGTTTCATGGTTTGTTGCCACAACTGTTTTATTTAGTTTTGTTGCATTCCATTCTGGAATGCAATCCTTAGGTAAAAATCTGAATGTAAATTTACAATATCTTAGGTTTGCTGGATTACCTACACTGTTATTTGTATTTTGGGCTTCCTCTCTCATCCGTAAATTTGGAGCATTTAAAACAACACTTATTGGGTTGGTGATAACCATATTAGCATTTGTAATTGGATTGTTTAATAATAGTTTAAATTTATTAATTGCAAGTGCAGTCTTAACCGCTGGAGTATCCATCACGACTCCAAGTTTAATAGCATCTATCTCGGGTAGATCTAGCATGCAAAATAGGGGGCTTTCACTTGCGATCTATAGCTTTATGCTGTTTTTTGGAGCAAGTGTTGCGCCAATAAGTTCACAATATTTTGCCCAATTTGGCTTAGTAATTCTAAATATTGTCCCAATTTCATATATTTTAATAGGTTTTATTATAATTTATATGGCAAAAAAGTCGGATTACAAAAAGATTTCTTATCATGAAGCTTAA
- a CDS encoding DUF2165 family protein produces MLYFDYFKFCVFFGMSCWIFLIFLNNLKDKSTNFNILHNMFTMREIKNDKNTSQALTKRSINSESFAKKTLVFVTLYQFITSIFMIISALFYLLTILINYEYATLAIQFMNFSLVLFVAMWIFFICGGLYFGYWIKTPQYQQMHFNLLKVSILIFLLINYNTGGMS; encoded by the coding sequence ATGCTTTATTTTGACTATTTTAAATTTTGTGTTTTTTTTGGGATGAGCTGTTGGATATTTTTAATATTCTTGAATAACTTGAAAGATAAAAGTACAAATTTTAATATACTTCATAACATGTTTACGATGAGAGAAATTAAAAATGATAAGAATACGAGTCAAGCTTTGACGAAGAGATCGATTAACTCGGAATCATTTGCAAAAAAAACTTTAGTTTTTGTGACTTTATATCAGTTTATAACTAGTATTTTTATGATAATATCTGCATTGTTTTATCTACTTACAATTTTAATTAATTATGAATATGCAACCTTAGCGATTCAATTTATGAACTTTTCACTTGTGTTATTTGTAGCAATGTGGATTTTCTTTATTTGTGGTGGCTTATATTTTGGCTATTGGATTAAAACTCCACAATACCAACAGATGCATTTTAATCTTTTAAAGGTTTCTATCTTAATTTTTTTACTGATTAATTATAATACAGGAGGTATGTCTTGA
- a CDS encoding acyl carrier protein has product MNNNEVISNVLNIFEKNVTSDIYDEKIEWDSLNLISIMVFLSEHYGVNEKPDNLDKLYKFKDLFAYLDSVIVKSIN; this is encoded by the coding sequence ATGAATAACAATGAAGTAATTTCTAATGTATTAAATATTTTTGAGAAAAATGTTACATCTGATATATATGATGAAAAAATAGAATGGGATTCATTAAATCTTATTTCTATCATGGTTTTTCTATCTGAACACTATGGCGTAAATGAAAAACCTGATAATTTAGATAAATTATATAAATTTAAGGATTTATTTGCTTATCTGGATTCTGTAATAGTGAAATCTATTAATTAA
- a CDS encoding ketoacyl-ACP synthase III has product MFANIECISYYLSKNDFDNYNASKIFSNYTPEKIYQKTGINNRKIANANEFSSDLATSACEALFLEHKINRSEIDYLILCTQSPDYLMPTTACIVHKNLGLQNWCGAININQGCSGFIYSLGVAKGLLETHQAENVLLITSETYSKHLEPSDHSTRTIFGDGAASILINRKANYQKMNTFLYGTDGSGLNNLISYKGGMKSCESNNNYFYMNGPEVFHFAINAVPEMFKKLISDFEINLNEIDFFIFHQANKYMLDSLKNKLKIPDEKFLCFMSEHGNTVSASIPIVFSEFVKNKTIKRGDKIIMVGFGIGYSYSLSVIDF; this is encoded by the coding sequence ATGTTTGCAAATATCGAGTGTATTAGTTATTATTTGTCAAAAAATGATTTTGATAATTATAATGCGAGTAAAATATTCAGCAATTATACTCCGGAAAAAATATACCAAAAAACTGGCATAAATAATAGAAAAATTGCAAATGCAAATGAATTTTCATCTGATCTTGCTACAAGTGCTTGTGAAGCACTTTTTTTAGAGCATAAAATTAACAGAAGCGAGATTGATTATCTAATTTTGTGTACACAATCTCCTGATTATTTAATGCCAACTACAGCGTGTATTGTCCATAAAAATTTAGGATTACAAAATTGGTGTGGAGCAATAAATATTAATCAAGGTTGTTCAGGATTTATATACTCTCTTGGAGTTGCTAAGGGACTTTTAGAAACTCATCAAGCCGAAAATGTTCTATTAATCACTTCTGAAACTTACTCAAAACATTTAGAACCATCTGATCATTCAACAAGAACAATTTTTGGTGACGGAGCTGCTTCGATTTTGATTAATAGAAAAGCAAATTATCAGAAAATGAACACGTTTTTATACGGTACGGATGGTTCTGGTCTAAATAATTTAATTTCATATAAAGGAGGTATGAAATCATGTGAAAGCAATAATAATTATTTTTATATGAATGGCCCTGAAGTTTTTCATTTTGCGATAAATGCAGTGCCGGAGATGTTTAAGAAATTGATCTCTGATTTTGAAATTAATTTAAATGAAATTGATTTTTTTATATTTCATCAAGCAAATAAATATATGCTAGATTCATTAAAAAATAAGTTAAAAATACCAGATGAAAAATTCTTGTGCTTTATGAGTGAACATGGGAACACTGTGTCAGCAAGTATTCCTATTGTTTTTTCAGAATTTGTAAAGAATAAAACTATAAAAAGGGGTGATAAAATAATTATGGTTGGATTTGGAATTGGATACTCTTATTCGCTTTCTGTTATTGATTTCTAA
- a CDS encoding HAD family hydrolase produces MINQNISLIECTYYNFFDVDETIIKEKSMFSFLRFYTIKMTLKFNIIVLLKYLYYIGLIKYLKTKKFSRNNINEIYYRFYRGVDINELNYYAHEWFDEVKEKSNFFNEKIISEINFHKSNGAKVIFVSGSFKSCLKPIADYIGIDDILCTKMEIINDKCTGKLLNMPVIGQGKSNIIKYHLLKNNFSNYSLCFAYGDHISDLPMLNFVGNPRVVPKCKKLLAHAKKNNWIIV; encoded by the coding sequence ATGATTAATCAAAATATAAGTCTAATAGAATGTACATACTATAATTTTTTTGATGTTGATGAAACTATTATCAAAGAAAAAAGTATGTTTAGTTTTTTGAGATTCTATACAATAAAAATGACTCTTAAATTTAACATTATTGTGTTACTAAAATATTTATATTACATCGGATTAATTAAGTACTTAAAAACTAAGAAATTTTCAAGAAACAATATTAATGAAATTTATTATAGATTTTACAGAGGAGTAGATATAAATGAGTTAAATTATTACGCTCATGAATGGTTTGATGAAGTGAAAGAAAAAAGTAATTTTTTTAATGAGAAAATAATCAGTGAAATTAATTTTCATAAATCTAATGGAGCTAAAGTTATTTTTGTATCAGGTTCATTTAAATCTTGTCTTAAACCAATAGCTGATTATATAGGAATAGATGATATATTGTGCACAAAAATGGAGATAATAAATGATAAATGCACAGGTAAATTATTAAATATGCCTGTAATTGGTCAAGGGAAATCAAATATTATAAAGTATCACCTTTTAAAAAATAATTTTTCTAATTATTCATTATGCTTTGCATATGGGGATCATATTTCAGATTTGCCAATGTTGAATTTTGTTGGAAATCCACGAGTTGTCCCAAAATGTAAAAAGCTATTGGCACATGCTAAGAAAAATAATTGGATAATAGTTTAG
- a CDS encoding AfsA-related hotdog domain-containing protein, with product MQDINLSRKDNVLNIEYINKEIFYIVGDNFDEFAQGNNVITLSNFISDLKSNNNSVQKSVYYLGQGLNKQEKEIIIKYAKDYEIQVIFPETRATIESKDTHKHKQENILITCPHKIDNNTYQSHLIIDDSCAEMSDHMTGRHIQGMVLIEAARQMMIAISEKYILEHNNRGKFYCIWSNIVTKFNNFLFPIDVVIEHHILDMKVHTSGTYKINSSTKFIQNNIIGSEIEIEYKLYNKKIMKKIEEEIAEKHIKNFSHKIKNEFLQSYNF from the coding sequence ATGCAAGATATCAATTTGAGTAGAAAAGATAATGTGTTAAATATAGAATACATAAATAAAGAAATTTTTTATATTGTTGGAGATAATTTTGATGAATTTGCTCAAGGAAATAATGTTATAACTCTGAGTAATTTTATTTCTGACTTAAAGAGTAATAATAATAGTGTGCAAAAATCTGTTTACTATTTAGGACAAGGCTTAAATAAGCAAGAAAAAGAAATAATTATTAAATATGCAAAAGATTATGAAATACAAGTGATTTTCCCAGAGACAAGAGCAACAATCGAGAGTAAAGATACTCACAAGCATAAGCAGGAAAATATTTTAATAACTTGTCCACATAAAATCGATAACAATACATATCAGAGCCATTTGATTATTGACGATTCTTGCGCGGAAATGAGTGATCATATGACAGGGAGACATATACAAGGAATGGTTCTAATAGAAGCAGCTAGGCAAATGATGATTGCAATTTCCGAAAAATATATTTTAGAGCATAATAATAGAGGTAAGTTTTATTGTATCTGGAGTAATATAGTCACAAAATTTAACAATTTCTTGTTTCCAATTGATGTTGTAATTGAGCATCACATATTAGATATGAAAGTACATACAAGTGGGACTTATAAAATAAATAGTAGTACTAAATTTATACAAAACAACATAATAGGCTCTGAAATTGAAATTGAATATAAATTATATAATAAAAAAATAATGAAGAAAATAGAGGAAGAAATTGCTGAAAAACATATTAAAAATTTTTCACATAAGATAAAAAACGAATTCCTGCAATCTTATAATTTTTAA
- a CDS encoding TerC family protein gives MIFFPFNDYWWFYICFSGFILALLALDLGVFHKKTHEVSFKEASIWTSVWISLALTFNILFYFYALHQFSTNEIYTSIGGFDAKNQAKTSALEFLTGLFVEKSLAIDNIFVFAVVFSYFGIPKKYQHQILFWGVIGALVFRAIFIAMGSILMQYHWVVLFFGALLILTGIKMFFAGTQAQNLENNFIIKQLKKIFRVHPRIEGQKFFLLKNGQIYVTPLFLALIFLELSDIIFAVDSVPAIFAITKEPMIVFTSNIFAILGLRSMYFMLAGVMDRFSFIKYGLASVLIFVGLKMVWLNEAFGGKFPIVWSLLIISVLIGSSILLSIVIDNRKKRRK, from the coding sequence ATGATATTTTTTCCATTTAACGACTATTGGTGGTTTTATATATGTTTTTCTGGATTTATATTAGCATTACTTGCTCTAGATTTAGGTGTATTTCATAAAAAAACCCACGAAGTCAGTTTCAAGGAAGCATCTATATGGACGAGCGTTTGGATTAGTTTAGCACTTACATTTAATATACTTTTTTATTTTTATGCACTGCATCAATTTTCAACGAATGAAATTTACACATCTATTGGTGGTTTTGATGCAAAGAATCAAGCTAAAACCTCAGCACTTGAATTTTTAACCGGTCTTTTTGTTGAGAAGTCGCTTGCAATTGACAATATTTTTGTTTTTGCTGTCGTTTTTTCCTATTTTGGGATTCCAAAAAAATATCAACACCAAATCCTATTTTGGGGCGTCATAGGAGCTCTCGTATTTCGGGCAATTTTTATCGCCATGGGTTCGATTTTAATGCAATACCATTGGGTAGTTCTATTTTTCGGCGCGCTTCTTATTTTGACTGGTATTAAAATGTTTTTTGCAGGAACTCAAGCCCAAAACCTAGAAAATAACTTTATTATTAAGCAGCTTAAAAAGATTTTTAGAGTTCATCCACGAATTGAAGGGCAGAAATTCTTTCTACTTAAAAATGGTCAGATCTATGTGACCCCTCTTTTCTTAGCTCTTATATTTTTAGAACTGAGTGACATTATTTTTGCAGTGGACTCTGTCCCAGCTATTTTTGCCATAACGAAAGAACCAATGATTGTATTTACTTCTAATATTTTTGCAATTTTAGGGCTCCGCTCAATGTATTTCATGCTTGCTGGTGTGATGGATAGATTCTCATTTATTAAATACGGGCTTGCATCGGTTCTTATTTTCGTGGGACTTAAAATGGTTTGGTTGAATGAAGCTTTTGGCGGTAAATTCCCAATTGTTTGGTCCCTTTTAATAATAAGCGTTTTAATTGGTTCCTCAATTCTATTATCAATAGTCATTGATAATAGAAAAAAGAGAAGAAAATAA
- a CDS encoding S8 family peptidase: protein MHYFKSIYPIVTLCFFLTSCGSFNPFNSTVDTTSDGSYVIESGMSDSELLTYGQKVIYRYKSVPNMIAVKSINIGKKNQQYIFSRNIYTIPDKNRKIRSNIINTAAMTRNSDNCSEAYCEARFNEAYDYLQNNNIALNPIDVAIVDSGVVPATLSIQNALASSSNISGDTNINNWASHATFIASVLAGSVSGHTINNAYAKNAKIHSVKISFSSDNENVDKRRFGSLQISVALDEAISLGAKIVNLSFAYSQKPDDNVVMAEKIVMANALKKGVIFVCAAGNDGKNIDDYPVFPASYDLNNIIVVGSHDSDLSRADTSNYGKSVDLSAQGALMSLNDKNGSLQFVGGTSFAAPLVVSALSIYYGLSSQFDVNTTLHKLFASTNIYYNSSDSLQNSRYGRLDVKKLLESVSKN from the coding sequence ATGCATTATTTTAAAAGTATTTATCCTATAGTTACTTTATGTTTTTTTCTTACATCTTGTGGTAGTTTTAATCCATTTAATTCAACAGTCGATACAACTTCAGATGGTTCCTATGTAATTGAATCGGGTATGAGTGACAGTGAATTGTTAACATATGGACAAAAAGTCATATATAGATATAAATCAGTTCCTAATATGATAGCTGTGAAATCTATAAATATTGGAAAAAAAAACCAGCAATATATTTTTTCGAGAAATATTTACACAATACCCGATAAAAATAGAAAGATTCGTAGCAATATTATAAATACCGCAGCAATGACAAGAAATAGTGATAACTGTTCAGAAGCCTATTGTGAAGCTCGATTTAATGAAGCTTATGATTATTTACAAAACAATAATATAGCATTAAATCCTATTGATGTTGCTATTGTAGATTCAGGAGTTGTCCCTGCTACTCTCTCAATACAAAATGCACTAGCATCGAGTTCAAATATATCTGGAGATACAAATATAAATAACTGGGCATCACATGCAACATTTATTGCCTCGGTTTTAGCAGGAAGTGTTTCTGGTCATACAATAAATAATGCTTATGCTAAGAATGCTAAAATACATTCAGTTAAAATTTCATTCTCAAGTGATAATGAAAATGTTGATAAGAGAAGGTTTGGTTCTTTACAAATATCGGTTGCATTGGATGAAGCTATTTCTTTGGGAGCAAAAATTGTTAATTTAAGTTTTGCATATTCACAAAAACCTGATGATAATGTTGTCATGGCTGAAAAAATTGTTATGGCAAATGCCTTAAAGAAAGGTGTTATATTTGTATGTGCAGCAGGAAATGATGGTAAAAATATTGACGATTATCCAGTCTTTCCTGCCAGCTATGATTTAAATAATATCATTGTAGTTGGCTCCCATGACAGTGATTTGAGTCGAGCAGACACTTCAAATTATGGAAAATCTGTTGATTTATCTGCTCAAGGGGCTCTTATGAGCTTAAATGATAAAAATGGATCACTCCAATTTGTGGGAGGAACAAGTTTTGCAGCACCCCTCGTTGTCTCTGCATTATCTATTTATTATGGACTGAGTTCTCAGTTTGATGTAAATACAACTTTGCATAAATTATTCGCATCCACAAATATATATTACAATTCATCCGATTCTCTACAAAATTCTCGCTATGGTCGTTTAGATGTAAAAAAATTATTAGAATCCGTTTCTAAAAACTAA
- a CDS encoding SDR family NAD(P)-dependent oxidoreductase — MSVEKWIIGTGFSRGIGYELAKILKDNNYKIVHMGRKRSEFEDVFVWWDLLNPISDSPFPELSKSIYGKAIVGFIHCAGVMPILQVSETNRMEKHLFWQSQAEAMRINYFSCAEIIEDILPFMMSHTDNGSQNPPFVAHLSSLSAVDPFPNLELYGATKSACLLYFKWLSYRFAFDELNCLSIHPGTVHTDMVSNVISNESSDLEVVKKYKELINKNEMLTPQAAAENIYKFLFIDIKARESAHGKLYLSDKATVYK; from the coding sequence ATGAGTGTTGAAAAATGGATCATTGGTACAGGTTTTTCACGAGGTATTGGCTACGAATTAGCAAAAATTTTGAAAGATAATAATTACAAAATAGTACATATGGGTAGAAAAAGAAGTGAGTTTGAAGACGTTTTTGTTTGGTGGGATCTTCTCAATCCAATATCAGACAGTCCATTTCCTGAATTGTCAAAAAGTATCTATGGAAAAGCCATAGTGGGATTTATTCATTGCGCTGGAGTTATGCCAATTTTACAAGTGAGTGAAACAAATCGGATGGAAAAGCATTTGTTTTGGCAGTCTCAGGCTGAAGCCATGCGCATAAATTATTTTTCGTGTGCAGAAATAATCGAAGATATTCTTCCATTTATGATGTCACATACAGATAATGGTTCGCAAAATCCACCTTTTGTTGCACACCTGTCTTCTCTTTCTGCTGTAGATCCTTTTCCCAATTTAGAACTTTATGGGGCAACGAAATCAGCATGCTTATTATATTTTAAGTGGTTGTCTTATCGATTTGCTTTCGATGAGCTCAACTGTTTGTCCATTCATCCTGGGACTGTGCATACGGATATGGTATCAAATGTGATATCCAATGAATCATCGGATTTAGAGGTTGTCAAAAAATATAAAGAACTTATTAATAAGAATGAAATGTTAACTCCACAAGCAGCAGCTGAAAATATTTATAAATTCTTATTTATTGACATTAAAGCTCGTGAAAGTGCACACGGCAAATTGTACCTATCCGATAAAGCGACAGTTTATAAATAA